The following coding sequences are from one Burkholderia stabilis window:
- a CDS encoding MarR family winged helix-turn-helix transcriptional regulator, with protein sequence MDKTYENRIGYLISDVARLHGRLYDRRAKRIGLTRAQSRVLAYLTWKGEMNQARLAEWLEITPISLTRLLDRMESYGWIERIANDDDRRAFVIRLTDKSREIFPQMLEVGDTVADDGLRGFTRDERDTLVRLLGRVRHNLIDCGGE encoded by the coding sequence ATGGACAAGACCTACGAGAACCGGATCGGCTACCTGATTTCCGACGTGGCCCGCCTGCACGGACGCCTGTACGACCGGCGCGCGAAGCGCATCGGGCTGACGCGCGCGCAAAGCCGCGTGCTCGCGTACCTGACGTGGAAGGGCGAGATGAATCAGGCGCGGCTCGCCGAATGGCTCGAGATCACGCCGATCTCGCTCACGCGGCTGCTCGACCGGATGGAAAGTTATGGCTGGATCGAACGCATCGCGAACGACGACGACCGCCGCGCGTTCGTGATCCGGCTGACCGACAAGTCGCGCGAGATCTTTCCGCAGATGCTCGAAGTCGGCGATACCGTCGCCGACGACGGCCTGCGCGGCTTCACGCGCGACGAGCGCGACACGCTGGTGCGGTTGCTCGGGCGCGTGCGCCACAACCTGATCGACTGCGGCGGCGAGTGA
- a CDS encoding HpnL family protein: MTRAGLILLSLGTALFVALLAWQGVGAVASTFLAAGWGLALVAAFHVVPLVIDAIAISVMFRPGQPGAELGNALRARWVGESVNSLLPAGQIGGPVLMVRHLAQRGTRMADAAAAVTVSTTMQALAQMAFALIGIAAFSLYATHESVAHLRTPALIATGVLGALAALFYLAQRRGLFGRGLRLASKLLGPRDWSSLATRADAIDDAVTALYRDRAKVAKTFALSLVGWIVGTAEVWLALHFLGHPVSWLDALLLESVGQAIRGAAFAIPGSLGAQEGGYLLLAPLVGLPPDAALALSLAKRARELALGLPGLLYLHFSERNWQRRRAPQPLAD; encoded by the coding sequence ATGACACGCGCCGGCCTGATCCTGCTGTCCCTCGGGACGGCGCTGTTCGTGGCACTGCTGGCGTGGCAGGGCGTCGGCGCGGTCGCGTCCACGTTCCTCGCGGCCGGCTGGGGGCTCGCGCTCGTCGCGGCGTTCCACGTCGTACCGCTCGTGATCGACGCCATCGCGATTTCCGTGATGTTCCGCCCCGGCCAGCCGGGCGCCGAACTCGGCAACGCGCTGCGCGCGCGCTGGGTCGGCGAATCGGTCAACAGCCTGCTGCCCGCCGGGCAGATCGGCGGCCCGGTGCTGATGGTGCGCCACCTCGCGCAGCGCGGCACGCGGATGGCCGATGCGGCGGCGGCCGTCACTGTCAGCACGACGATGCAGGCGCTCGCGCAGATGGCGTTCGCGCTGATCGGCATCGCCGCGTTCAGCCTGTATGCAACACACGAGTCTGTCGCGCACCTGCGCACGCCCGCGCTGATCGCGACCGGCGTGCTCGGCGCCCTCGCCGCACTGTTCTATCTGGCGCAGCGGCGCGGGCTGTTCGGCCGCGGGCTGCGTCTCGCGTCGAAGCTGCTCGGCCCGCGCGACTGGTCGTCGCTCGCGACCCGCGCCGATGCCATCGACGACGCGGTCACCGCGTTGTACCGCGATCGTGCGAAGGTCGCGAAGACGTTCGCACTGAGCCTCGTCGGCTGGATCGTCGGCACCGCGGAAGTGTGGCTCGCGCTGCATTTCCTCGGGCACCCGGTCAGCTGGCTCGACGCGCTGCTGCTCGAAAGCGTCGGCCAGGCGATCCGCGGCGCGGCCTTCGCGATCCCGGGCTCGCTCGGCGCGCAGGAAGGCGGCTACCTGCTGCTCGCGCCGCTGGTCGGCCTGCCGCCCGACGCGGCGCTCGCGCTGTCGCTCGCGAAACGCGCGCGCGAACTGGCACTCGGCCTGCCCGGGCTGCTCTATCTGCATTTCAGTGAAAGAAACTGGCAGCGGCGTCGTGCGCCGCAGCCGCTCGCCGACTGA
- a CDS encoding NTP transferase domain-containing protein: MRAIILAAGLGLRLQQPPEAQFPKCLLRFDDVSLLERHLRVLDAAGVDEIVLGLGFQHEKVEQELKRLGRQAEIVINDRYDLGSVLTVHTVADAMTRGGDVLLMDADVLYDENILHALVADSDKTVDRLLIDRDFEAGDEPVKLCLKNGVPVELRKQLAVDLDYDTIGESVGFFRFTEGTARRLATIVAGYVDSGRANMPHEEAVRDLLLEGGHSFDVADVTGSPWIEIDFPNDVARATQDILPLIQRTTAGAAR; the protein is encoded by the coding sequence ATGCGAGCCATCATTCTTGCGGCAGGCCTCGGCTTGCGCCTGCAACAACCGCCCGAAGCGCAGTTCCCGAAGTGCCTGCTGCGCTTCGACGACGTATCGCTGCTCGAGCGCCATCTGCGTGTGCTCGATGCCGCGGGCGTCGACGAGATCGTGCTCGGGCTCGGCTTTCAGCACGAGAAGGTCGAGCAGGAACTGAAGCGCCTCGGCCGCCAGGCCGAGATCGTGATCAACGACCGCTACGACCTCGGCAGCGTGCTGACCGTGCATACCGTCGCCGACGCGATGACGCGCGGCGGCGACGTGCTGCTGATGGACGCCGACGTCCTGTACGACGAGAACATCCTGCACGCGCTGGTGGCCGATTCCGACAAGACGGTCGATCGCCTGCTGATCGACCGCGACTTCGAAGCCGGCGACGAGCCCGTCAAGCTGTGCCTGAAGAACGGCGTGCCGGTCGAGCTGCGCAAGCAGCTCGCGGTCGACCTCGACTACGACACGATCGGCGAATCGGTCGGCTTCTTCCGCTTCACCGAAGGCACCGCGCGCCGCCTCGCGACGATCGTCGCGGGCTACGTCGACAGCGGCCGCGCGAACATGCCGCACGAAGAAGCCGTGCGCGACCTGCTGCTCGAAGGCGGCCACTCGTTCGACGTCGCCGACGTCACCGGCTCGCCGTGGATCGAGATCGACTTCCCGAACGACGTCGCACGCGCCACGCAAGACATCCTCCCCCTGATTCAACGTACTACCGCCGGAGCCGCACGATGA
- a CDS encoding alpha/beta fold hydrolase: MKSLLVASGRAKLATEVFGSGEPIVFLHARVADRRMWRQQIREIGASNQTIAYDRRGFGETVAEAEDHSAVEDLIAVLQSVAGGSPAILVACSQGGGIALDAALRYPSYVRGLVLVAPSVPGAPKMTHAARVEDWVTRLAAAEARKDIEEAVAIRATLWLDGPFQPEGRVTGEARKLFDEMNVAALGLPPTGTNTDSPVAYGRLGELLVPTLVMCGDLDLPGIQERSRYVSANVSRGTFHQISGTAHLPSLERPQELTSVIAGFIDQCNALQ, from the coding sequence ATGAAAAGCCTTCTAGTCGCTTCAGGTCGTGCCAAGCTGGCAACGGAAGTCTTCGGAAGTGGAGAACCGATTGTATTTTTGCACGCGCGGGTCGCGGACCGCCGGATGTGGCGCCAGCAGATTCGCGAAATTGGCGCTAGCAACCAAACTATCGCCTATGATCGACGTGGATTTGGCGAAACAGTTGCCGAGGCAGAGGACCACTCTGCCGTTGAAGATTTGATCGCCGTTCTCCAATCGGTGGCAGGTGGATCTCCTGCAATACTCGTTGCCTGCTCTCAAGGTGGAGGCATAGCCCTCGACGCCGCTCTTCGGTATCCGTCGTATGTTCGCGGTCTCGTTCTTGTCGCACCGAGTGTGCCAGGTGCGCCGAAAATGACTCATGCAGCGCGGGTTGAAGACTGGGTCACCCGTTTGGCGGCGGCAGAAGCGAGGAAAGATATTGAGGAGGCCGTCGCGATTCGAGCGACGCTCTGGCTTGATGGTCCGTTTCAACCCGAGGGGCGTGTGACGGGTGAAGCTCGCAAGCTGTTTGACGAGATGAACGTTGCGGCTCTCGGTTTGCCGCCGACGGGCACGAACACTGATTCACCGGTCGCGTACGGACGGTTGGGCGAACTATTAGTACCGACGCTGGTGATGTGTGGGGATCTGGATCTTCCCGGAATTCAGGAGCGAAGTCGTTACGTTTCGGCTAACGTATCCCGTGGGACGTTCCACCAGATATCAGGAACCGCACATTTGCCGTCCCTCGAACGGCCACAGGAGCTTACGAGCGTGATCGCGGGTTTTATCGATCAATGTAACGCTCTGCAATAG
- a CDS encoding DHA2 family efflux MFS transporter permease subunit: protein MNPAADAPASPALNRPMLTLSIMLATLIQTLDSTIANVALPHMQGTLSASQDEITWVLTSYIVAAAIATPLTGWLSDRLSMKRLLIISIGGFTIASALCGLSESLVQIVGARLLQGVFGAALVPLSQSILLDINPREKQGQAMAIWGMGVMVGPILGPTLGGWLTDSYNWRWVFFINVPIGAFALAGVLTFLPARAPRPHVKFDAFGFATLALAIGAFQAMLDRGEQLDWFGSYEIRIEALVAILSFAFFLAHTATVGKASFFKSELLRDPNFATGTLFIFVVGAVLYATRALLPPMLQNLMGYPVATTGLVTAPSGAGTMIAMLFVGRLLKYVDARMLLLAGLSISALALWQMMQYTIVLSESDIVWPGVVQGFGLGLVFVPLSALSFSTLPPELRADGTATYSLMRNIGSSIGISIVQTLMTRNTQVSHADLAAQITPFNPAVQAMSGSHLDIALLDRTINQQATMIAYLNDFKLMFVATLLMIPLLLLIRPPQKAPSVDPAHAVMD from the coding sequence TTGAACCCCGCCGCCGACGCCCCCGCTTCGCCCGCCCTGAACCGGCCGATGCTGACCTTGTCGATCATGCTCGCCACGCTGATCCAGACCCTCGACAGCACGATCGCGAACGTCGCGTTGCCGCACATGCAGGGCACGCTGTCCGCATCGCAGGACGAGATTACGTGGGTGCTGACCTCCTACATCGTCGCCGCGGCGATCGCGACGCCGCTCACCGGCTGGCTGTCCGACCGGCTCAGCATGAAGCGGCTGCTGATCATCTCGATCGGCGGCTTCACGATTGCATCGGCGCTGTGCGGGCTGTCCGAATCGCTCGTGCAGATCGTCGGCGCGCGGCTGCTGCAGGGCGTATTCGGCGCCGCGCTGGTGCCGCTGTCGCAGTCGATCCTGCTCGACATCAACCCGCGCGAGAAACAAGGCCAGGCGATGGCGATCTGGGGGATGGGCGTGATGGTCGGCCCGATCCTCGGCCCGACGCTCGGCGGCTGGCTCACCGACAGCTACAACTGGCGCTGGGTGTTCTTCATCAACGTGCCGATCGGCGCGTTCGCGCTCGCCGGCGTGCTGACCTTCCTGCCCGCGCGTGCGCCGCGCCCGCACGTGAAATTCGACGCGTTCGGCTTCGCGACGCTCGCGCTCGCGATCGGCGCGTTCCAGGCGATGCTCGACCGCGGCGAACAGCTCGACTGGTTCGGTTCCTACGAGATCCGCATCGAGGCGCTGGTCGCAATACTCAGCTTCGCGTTCTTCCTCGCGCATACGGCGACCGTCGGCAAGGCGTCGTTCTTCAAGTCGGAGCTGCTGCGCGACCCGAACTTCGCGACGGGCACGCTGTTCATCTTCGTGGTCGGCGCGGTGCTGTACGCGACGCGCGCGCTGCTGCCGCCGATGCTGCAGAACCTGATGGGCTACCCGGTTGCAACGACCGGGCTCGTCACCGCGCCGAGCGGCGCGGGCACGATGATCGCGATGCTGTTCGTCGGACGGCTGCTGAAATACGTGGATGCGCGAATGCTGCTGCTCGCGGGGCTATCGATATCGGCGCTCGCGCTATGGCAGATGATGCAGTACACGATCGTGCTGTCCGAATCGGACATCGTGTGGCCGGGCGTGGTCCAGGGCTTCGGGCTGGGGCTCGTGTTCGTGCCGCTGAGCGCGCTGTCGTTCTCGACGCTGCCGCCCGAGTTGCGCGCGGACGGCACGGCCACCTACAGCCTGATGCGCAACATCGGCAGCAGTATCGGCATCTCGATCGTGCAGACGCTGATGACGCGCAACACGCAGGTGTCGCACGCCGATCTCGCCGCGCAGATCACGCCGTTCAACCCGGCCGTGCAGGCGATGTCCGGCAGCCACCTCGACATCGCGCTGCTCGACCGCACGATCAACCAGCAGGCAACGATGATCGCGTACCTGAACGACTTCAAGCTGATGTTCGTCGCGACGCTGCTGATGATTCCGCTGTTGCTGCTGATCCGCCCGCCGCAGAAAGCGCCGAGCGTCGATCCCGCGCACGCGGTGATGGATTGA
- a CDS encoding 2OG-Fe(II) oxygenase codes for MTQSTRDDSVLSPARPAPARAAASGPDRTVADSVGQLDLDRLRGDYTRQGSFLYLDTFLPADAHAKLAAAARAMQPGLNRNYLPGHKQGGSVSRHTIDEQAPYIAELYRSKALISFLEKVTGDKLMLSPDDDPHAYALYYYTKPGDHIGWHYDTSYYDGRRYTLLIGVIDESSCRLDYELHTRNPDVPDQPGSVQIADGGIVLFDGDKLRHRITPLGQNETRVSLTFEYVTNPGMRPWKRFISNMKDAIAYFGFRQVFKQLATRRTTGS; via the coding sequence ATGACTCAGAGCACGCGCGACGACTCCGTGCTGAGCCCGGCACGCCCCGCGCCTGCGCGCGCGGCCGCGTCCGGCCCCGATCGCACCGTGGCCGACAGCGTCGGCCAGCTCGATCTCGACCGCCTGCGCGGCGACTACACGCGCCAGGGGTCGTTCCTGTATCTCGACACCTTCCTGCCGGCCGACGCGCACGCGAAGCTCGCAGCGGCCGCACGCGCGATGCAGCCCGGCCTGAACCGCAATTACCTGCCCGGCCACAAGCAGGGCGGCAGCGTGAGCCGGCACACGATCGACGAGCAGGCGCCTTACATCGCCGAGCTGTACCGGTCGAAGGCGCTGATCAGCTTTCTCGAGAAGGTCACGGGCGACAAGCTGATGCTGTCGCCGGACGACGATCCGCACGCCTACGCGCTGTATTACTACACGAAGCCCGGCGACCACATCGGCTGGCACTACGACACGTCGTACTACGACGGCCGCCGCTACACGCTGCTGATCGGCGTGATCGACGAATCGTCGTGCCGGCTCGACTACGAACTGCACACGCGCAACCCGGACGTGCCCGATCAACCGGGCTCGGTGCAGATCGCCGACGGCGGCATCGTGCTGTTCGACGGCGACAAGCTGCGCCACCGCATCACGCCGCTCGGCCAGAACGAGACGCGCGTGTCGCTCACTTTCGAATACGTGACGAACCCCGGCATGCGGCCGTGGAAGCGCTTCATCTCGAACATGAAGGACGCGATCGCGTATTTCGGTTTCCGCCAGGTGTTCAAGCAACTGGCGACGCGACGCACGACCGGGTCATGA
- a CDS encoding 2-aminoethylphosphonate aminotransferase, with protein sequence MLLLNPGPVTLTERVRRSLLQPDLCHRESEFFDLQDEARARLVAAYELDPAEWTAVLMTGSGTAAVESMIAALVPQDGKLLVIENGVYGERITQIATQYGIAHDVLKHEWMQAPDLAQIGARLDAGGYSHVAVIHHETTTGRLNDLGAIAEVCRARGVKLLVDGVSSFGAEAIDFAGGDIDAVAATANKCLHGVPGAAFVIVRRSALAKAASRTYYLDLGRLAKLQDQRNTPFTPSVHAYYALVEALREFDEAGGWRARHAHYKALADQAQAGLAARGMPLVLPEGASSVVLRAYRLPQGVTYETLHDGLKARGFVIYAGQGGLSKELFRISTMGAIQAADVERLLEGFTALTR encoded by the coding sequence ATGCTGCTGCTGAACCCCGGCCCGGTCACGCTCACCGAACGCGTGCGCCGCAGCCTGCTGCAACCCGACCTGTGCCATCGCGAAAGCGAATTCTTCGATCTGCAGGATGAGGCGCGCGCGCGCCTCGTCGCCGCATACGAACTCGATCCGGCCGAATGGACCGCCGTGCTGATGACCGGTTCGGGCACGGCCGCCGTCGAGAGCATGATCGCGGCGCTCGTGCCGCAGGACGGCAAGCTGCTCGTGATCGAGAACGGCGTGTACGGCGAGCGGATCACGCAGATCGCGACGCAGTACGGCATCGCGCACGATGTGCTGAAACACGAATGGATGCAGGCGCCCGACCTCGCGCAGATCGGCGCGCGTCTCGATGCGGGCGGCTACTCGCACGTCGCGGTGATCCATCACGAAACGACGACGGGCCGCCTGAACGATCTCGGCGCGATCGCGGAAGTCTGCCGCGCACGCGGCGTGAAGCTGCTCGTCGACGGCGTCAGCAGCTTCGGCGCGGAAGCGATCGACTTCGCCGGCGGCGACATCGACGCCGTTGCCGCGACCGCGAACAAGTGCCTGCACGGCGTGCCGGGTGCAGCGTTCGTGATCGTGCGCCGCAGCGCGCTCGCGAAGGCCGCGAGCCGCACGTACTACCTCGACCTCGGGCGTCTCGCGAAGCTGCAGGACCAGCGCAATACGCCGTTCACGCCGTCCGTGCACGCGTACTACGCGCTCGTCGAGGCGCTGCGCGAGTTTGACGAAGCCGGCGGCTGGCGCGCGCGTCATGCGCATTACAAGGCGCTCGCCGACCAGGCACAGGCCGGCCTTGCCGCGCGCGGGATGCCGCTCGTGCTGCCGGAAGGTGCGTCGTCGGTCGTGCTGCGCGCGTACCGGCTGCCGCAAGGCGTCACGTACGAGACGCTGCATGACGGGCTGAAAGCGCGCGGCTTTGTGATCTACGCGGGGCAAGGCGGGCTGTCGAAGGAGTTGTTCCGGATCTCGACGATGGGTGCGATTCAGGCGGCTGATGTTGAGCGGTTGCTGGAGGGGTTTACGGCTTTGACGCGGTAA
- a CDS encoding CDP-alcohol phosphatidyltransferase family protein, translating into MDQRKTATRSEPPLPRTWDARLARSLVRPLVDTPVTPNHLTTVRLMIGLAGAWCLAHGGFGWSNAGAFLIVLSNFVDHTDGELARISGKSSKIGHFYDLAADALVTIALFVSMGLGIVAQGGQMAASPVLLGAVAGAAVALIFFLRMRIESIAGKAGTKQAFAGGFETEDVLYLLPIVTLVNGVEPFLLAASIGAPLFAAWVVIDWWRVVRRGNLPQNPTEIQASK; encoded by the coding sequence ATGGACCAAAGAAAAACCGCCACACGTTCAGAACCGCCCCTGCCACGCACCTGGGATGCGCGGCTTGCGCGCTCGCTTGTCCGGCCGCTCGTCGACACGCCGGTCACCCCGAATCACCTCACCACCGTTCGTCTGATGATCGGCCTCGCCGGCGCCTGGTGCCTTGCGCACGGCGGCTTCGGCTGGAGCAACGCGGGCGCTTTCCTGATCGTATTGTCGAACTTCGTCGACCACACCGACGGCGAGCTCGCGCGCATCAGCGGCAAGTCCAGCAAGATCGGTCATTTTTACGACCTCGCGGCGGATGCGCTCGTGACGATCGCGCTGTTCGTCAGCATGGGCCTCGGCATCGTCGCCCAAGGCGGGCAAATGGCCGCGTCGCCGGTGCTGCTCGGCGCGGTGGCCGGTGCGGCCGTCGCGCTGATCTTCTTCCTGCGCATGCGGATCGAATCGATCGCCGGCAAGGCGGGCACCAAGCAGGCATTCGCCGGCGGCTTCGAGACGGAAGACGTGCTGTACCTGCTGCCGATCGTGACGCTCGTCAACGGCGTCGAGCCGTTCCTGCTCGCGGCGTCGATCGGCGCCCCGCTGTTCGCCGCCTGGGTCGTGATCGACTGGTGGCGCGTCGTCCGGCGCGGCAACCTCCCGCAGAACCCAACCGAAATCCAGGCTTCCAAATGA
- the aepY gene encoding phosphonopyruvate decarboxylase, producing the protein MIEAAQFVEAARERGFDWYAGVPCSYLTPFINYVLQDPTLHYLSAANEGDAVALIAGATLGGKRGIAMMQNSGLGNAVSPLTSLTWTFRLPQLLIVTWRGQPGVADEPQHALMGPITPAMLDTMEIPWETFPTDPEQVGPALDRAIAHMDATGRPYALVMQKGSVAPYELKANPAAQPRAHVAAQSSSRAASAEARPTRQAALERVIAHTPVDSTVVLASTGFCGRELYAIDDRPNQLYMVGSMGCVTPLALGLALARPDLRVVAVDGDGAALMRMGAFATLGTYGPANLTHVLLDNGAHESTGGQATVSQHVSFAGVAAACGYASAVEGDTLDVLDAALAASGNGAQFVRLAIRTGVPDGLPRPIVTPVEVKTRLMRHIGAAQTEAHVEGAL; encoded by the coding sequence ATGATCGAAGCGGCCCAGTTCGTCGAGGCCGCGCGCGAACGCGGCTTCGACTGGTACGCGGGCGTGCCCTGCTCGTACCTGACGCCGTTCATCAACTATGTGCTGCAGGACCCGACGCTGCACTACCTGTCGGCCGCGAACGAAGGCGACGCGGTCGCGCTGATCGCCGGCGCGACGCTCGGCGGCAAGCGCGGGATCGCGATGATGCAGAACTCGGGGCTCGGCAACGCGGTGAGCCCGCTGACCTCGCTGACCTGGACGTTCCGCCTGCCGCAACTGCTGATCGTCACGTGGCGCGGCCAGCCGGGCGTCGCCGACGAGCCGCAGCACGCGCTGATGGGCCCGATCACGCCCGCGATGCTCGACACGATGGAGATTCCGTGGGAGACGTTCCCGACCGACCCCGAACAGGTCGGCCCGGCGCTCGACCGCGCGATCGCGCACATGGACGCGACGGGCCGCCCGTACGCGCTCGTGATGCAGAAAGGCAGCGTTGCACCGTATGAGCTGAAGGCGAACCCGGCGGCGCAGCCGCGCGCGCATGTCGCCGCGCAATCGTCGTCGCGCGCCGCATCGGCCGAGGCCCGGCCGACGCGCCAGGCCGCGCTCGAGCGCGTGATCGCGCACACGCCGGTCGATTCGACCGTCGTGCTCGCCTCGACCGGCTTCTGCGGCCGCGAGCTCTACGCGATCGACGATCGCCCGAACCAGCTGTACATGGTCGGCTCGATGGGCTGCGTGACGCCGCTCGCGCTCGGCCTCGCGCTCGCGCGCCCCGACCTGCGCGTGGTGGCCGTCGACGGCGACGGCGCCGCGCTGATGCGCATGGGCGCGTTCGCGACGCTCGGCACCTACGGCCCGGCGAACCTCACGCACGTGCTGCTCGACAACGGCGCGCACGAATCGACGGGCGGCCAGGCGACCGTGTCGCAGCATGTGTCGTTCGCGGGCGTCGCGGCCGCATGCGGCTACGCGTCGGCGGTCGAAGGCGACACGCTCGACGTGCTCGATGCCGCGCTGGCCGCGTCGGGTAACGGCGCGCAGTTCGTGCGTCTCGCGATCCGCACGGGCGTGCCCGACGGCCTGCCCCGCCCGATCGTCACGCCGGTCGAGGTCAAGACCCGTCTGATGCGGCACATCGGCGCCGCGCAGACCGAAGCCCACGTTGAAGGAGCCCTTTGA
- a CDS encoding VOC family protein: protein MSIRGKDRQIDNIEFNVSDIRQSKAFYGSVFGWTFTDYGPTYTEFRDGRITGGFTTGEPIRPGGPLVILYADDLAEVQRRIEATGATISRQTFSFPGGRRFHFTDPDGYELAVWSADESSK, encoded by the coding sequence ATGAGCATTCGAGGGAAAGACCGTCAGATTGATAACATCGAATTCAATGTCAGCGACATTCGACAAAGCAAGGCCTTCTATGGCAGCGTTTTCGGCTGGACCTTCACCGATTACGGTCCGACCTATACCGAGTTTCGCGACGGCCGGATCACGGGTGGATTTACAACCGGCGAGCCCATCAGGCCGGGCGGCCCACTAGTCATCCTCTACGCTGATGATCTGGCTGAAGTCCAACGAAGGATCGAGGCGACGGGTGCCACCATCAGCCGTCAGACTTTCTCGTTCCCGGGCGGCCGACGCTTCCACTTTACCGATCCCGACGGTTATGAGCTGGCTGTATGGTCAGCAGACGAATCGAGCAAGTAA
- a CDS encoding acetyl-CoA hydrolase/transferase family protein, which translates to MSSSRILAPALRSLVRTADEAAALIRPGMTVAMSGFTGSGYPKAVPTALAAHIDAAHARGEDFRINVLTGASTAPELDGALARTNGISMRLPYQSDPTLRDKINAGEVDYQDVHLSHVAQYAWFGLYGDLDVAIVEVAGIREDGLLIPSASIGNNKTWLERAKHVILEVNSRQPLGLDGMHDVYYGTALPPHRQPIPLTKSDDRIGEPYLRCPADKIVAIVETDAPDRSNAFSAPDETSKQIALQLIDFLRHEVKRGRLPENLLPLQSGVGNITNAVLAELSSAGFSNLTAYTEVIQDAMLDLLDDGTLSFASATALSLSPAAVQRFADEIATFREKIVLRPQEISNHPELVRRLGCIAMNGMIEADIYGNVNSTHVMGTKIQNGIGGSGDFARNGYLSCFMSASTAKGGAISRIVPMASHVDHTEHDVAVVVTEQGLADLRGLSPRQRARKVIATCAHPDYRPMLEDYFERASRESFGKHTPHLLAEALSWHERYVRTGTMKA; encoded by the coding sequence ATGTCTTCATCACGCATCCTCGCTCCCGCCCTGCGTTCGCTCGTCCGCACCGCCGACGAAGCCGCCGCGCTGATCCGTCCCGGTATGACCGTCGCCATGAGCGGCTTCACGGGCTCGGGTTATCCGAAGGCCGTGCCGACCGCGCTTGCCGCCCACATCGACGCGGCGCACGCGCGCGGCGAGGACTTCCGGATCAACGTGCTGACGGGCGCATCGACCGCGCCGGAACTCGACGGCGCGCTCGCCCGCACCAACGGCATCTCGATGCGGCTGCCGTACCAGTCCGACCCGACGCTGCGCGACAAGATCAACGCCGGCGAAGTCGATTACCAGGACGTTCACCTGAGCCACGTCGCGCAATACGCGTGGTTCGGGCTGTACGGCGATCTCGACGTCGCGATCGTCGAAGTCGCGGGCATCCGCGAGGACGGGCTGCTGATCCCGTCCGCGTCGATCGGCAACAACAAGACGTGGCTCGAACGTGCGAAGCACGTGATCCTCGAGGTCAACTCGCGCCAGCCGCTCGGCCTCGACGGGATGCACGACGTCTATTACGGCACCGCGCTGCCGCCGCATCGCCAGCCGATTCCGCTGACGAAGAGCGACGACCGGATCGGCGAGCCGTACCTGCGCTGCCCGGCCGACAAGATCGTCGCGATCGTCGAGACCGATGCGCCGGATCGCAGTAATGCGTTCTCCGCGCCGGACGAAACGTCCAAGCAGATCGCGCTGCAACTGATCGACTTCCTGCGCCACGAAGTGAAGCGCGGCCGCCTGCCGGAAAACCTGCTGCCGCTGCAGTCGGGCGTCGGCAACATCACGAACGCGGTGCTCGCGGAACTCAGCTCGGCCGGTTTCTCGAACCTGACCGCGTATACCGAAGTGATCCAGGACGCGATGCTCGACCTGCTCGACGACGGCACGCTGAGTTTTGCGTCGGCTACCGCGCTGTCGCTGAGCCCGGCCGCCGTGCAGCGCTTCGCCGACGAAATCGCGACGTTCCGCGAGAAGATCGTGCTGCGCCCGCAGGAGATCAGCAACCATCCGGAACTCGTGCGCCGCCTCGGCTGCATCGCGATGAACGGGATGATCGAGGCCGACATCTACGGCAACGTGAACTCGACGCACGTGATGGGCACGAAGATCCAGAACGGCATCGGCGGCTCGGGCGACTTCGCGCGCAACGGCTACCTGTCGTGCTTCATGTCGGCGAGTACCGCGAAGGGCGGCGCGATCTCGCGGATCGTGCCGATGGCGAGCCACGTCGACCACACCGAGCACGATGTCGCGGTGGTCGTCACCGAGCAGGGCCTGGCCGATTTGCGCGGCCTGTCGCCGAGGCAGCGCGCGCGCAAGGTCATCGCGACCTGCGCGCATCCCGACTACCGGCCGATGCTCGAGGATTACTTCGAGCGCGCGTCGCGCGAGAGCTTCGGCAAGCACACGCCGCACCTGCTCGCCGAAGCGCTGTCGTGGCACGAGCGCTACGTGCGCACGGGGACGATGAAGGCCTGA